One genomic window of Solanum stenotomum isolate F172 chromosome 9, ASM1918654v1, whole genome shotgun sequence includes the following:
- the LOC125877344 gene encoding uncharacterized protein LOC125877344 has product MARTRGRAPARGRGRPRGRARATAPAQDREQTPEPVIEPPAAPAPQQPMGPGSAQPPPEPVAAPDIQAMLVQILAAIGGMQQAPAPVVPVPQGQPTPAAPIVQPDDLESVMPLREQKMLGVFLRLSPPRFSGAVGEDAHEFLVTCRERLQTLGLVESRGADFTAYQLDGPARQWWRTYLETRPAGSPPVTWTEFSEAFLARFIPRSIRDQLRDQFARLEQGSMTVSEYEARFHELSRHAAMILPTEEERVRCFVRGLRLQLRIETQSLVSAGRSFLDVVDHARTIEQLRREAQEGSGKRARQKDSHDRHRFRPRESYDRSQQRFQSGQSSSPFQASLQASEGDQHRHIGFSAGRSRGEIVYRWDLLAGVADLQLSVDSPRGVMSVGSCTYSYIAVYCAPRLSMIPELLVEPLRVSTPVGDSLVVDQGSCSRTPVGMISFVRGQRLMASGCLPYLAYVRDVSREGPTVDSVPIVREFTDVFPADLPGLPPDRDIDFSIEVEPGTKPISIPPYRMAPVELKELSAAEHGDSEEPLPNA; this is encoded by the exons atggctcgcacgcgtggtagggccccagctaggggtagaggccgacctcgaggtcgtgccAGAGCTACAGCACCAGCCCAGGACCGAGAGCAAACTCCAGAGCCGGTGATAGAGCCACCAGCAGCTCCAGCACCGCAGCAGCCGATGGGTCCGGGATCAGCCCAGCCACCGCCCGAGCCTGTGGCAGCTCCAGATATACAGGCGATGCTCGTACAGATACTAGCTGCCATTGGGGGTATGCAGCAGGCCCCAGCTCCAGTTGTTCCAGTACCGCAGGGCCAGCCTACACCAGCGGCACCGATTGTCCAGCCTGACGATTTGGAGAGCGTCATGCCACtacgggagcagaagatgctcggtgtgttccttagactatcaccgccgaggttttctggggcagtgggggaggatgcccacgagtttctagttacttgccgcgagcggctacagactttgggtttagtggagtcgagaggggcagacttcaccgcttaccagttagacggtcccgccaggcagtggtggcgtacatacttagagaccaggccagctgggtctccaccggtcacatggactgagttttcagaggccttcttggcccgatttattcccaggagcatcagagatcagctcagagatcagtttgctcggttagagcagggctccatgacagtatcagagtatgaggcccgattccacgagctctccaggcatgccgccatgatattacctactgaggaggagagggttcgttgttttgttcggggtttgagactacagttgcggattgagactcagtctttagtctcagcGGGCCGCTCATTTCTGGATGTAGTGGACCATGCCCGCACTATCGAGCAGCTCCGTCGCGAGGCCCAAGAGGGCAGCGGCAAGAGAGCTAGACAGAAGGATAGCCATGATAGGCATCGTTTCAGACCCCGAGAGTCTTATGATAGATCTCAGCAGAGGTTTCAGTCGGGTCAGTCTAGTAGCCCCTTCCAGGCTTCACTCCAGGCATCGGAGGGTGATCAGCACCgccatattggttttagtgcCGGTCGTAGTCGGGGCGAGATAGTTTATAGATGGGATCTTCTGGCCGGGGTAGCCGACCTCCAGCTCTCAGTCGACAGTCCCAGGGGTGTTATGAGTGTGGGGA GCTGTACTTATTCCTATATAGCTGTTTATTGTGCTCCTCGATTGAGTATGATCCCAGAGCTATTGGTTGAGCCATTGCGTGTTTCAACCCCGgtaggtgattctttagtagtggatcag GGTTCTTGTAGTCGCACGCCAGTTGGGATGATATCTTTTGTTCGGGGCCAGAGGTTGATGGCTAGCGGGTGTTTGCCTTATTTAGCTTATGTTAGAGATGTTAGTAGGGAGGGTCCTACCGTTGATTCAGTACCTATTGTTCGAGAGTTTACAGATGTGTTTCCTGCCGATCTGCCTGGTCTCCCTCCTGATCGTGACATTGACTTTTCTATTGAAGTAGAGCCGGGCACTAAGCCCATTTCTATACCACCGTACCGTATGGCCCCCgtagagctcaaggagctcagt gcAGCTGAACATGGTGACagtgaagaaccgttacccaatgcctag